The following proteins come from a genomic window of Rutidosis leptorrhynchoides isolate AG116_Rl617_1_P2 chromosome 10, CSIRO_AGI_Rlap_v1, whole genome shotgun sequence:
- the LOC139871259 gene encoding uncharacterized protein yields the protein MERELQKLKLVGTDLTSYNKRFFELAYICPHMVTPERRKITLYANGLTEKIQSGVTTSKPRTIQESIEMASELIDQAEYSGYKGKFPLCAKCNRHHPEDCLKKYDKCKRNGHLADECKIGTNMCYRCGKEGHFRKDCPTASKTNEPARGRAFNINFSEARHDPKLVTGTFLLYNQRVYVLFDSGADRSFVSRDFCHNLKNVVSSLENLYSIELGNGNLMSADKVYCDCTLTLAGMSFKINVIPIKLGSFDLVVGMDWLAKNRADIVGHQKAIRIPVVEGEPLMVYGE from the exons atggagcgAGAACTCCAAAAATTGAAGCTAGTGGGTACTGATTTGACTAGTTACAATAAGAGATTCTTTGAACTTGCCTATATATGTCCacatatggttactcccgaacgTCGCAAGATCACTCTTTATGCGAACGGTTTGACCGAGAAGATTCAAAGTGGTGTAACTACTTCGAAGCCGAGAACTATACAAGAATCTATTGAGATGGCTAGTGAGTTAATCGATCAGGCTGAATA TTCTGGTTATAAGGGAAAGTTCCCATTGTGTGCTAAGTGTAATAGGCATCATCCGGAGGATTGTTTGAAAAAGTATGATAAGTGTAAGAGGAATGGACATTTGGCTGACGAGTGTAAGATTGGTACGAATATGTGTTATAGGTGCGGAAAAGAAGGTCATTTCCGGAAGGATTGCCCAACTGCTAGTAAGACTAATGAACCTGCAAGAGGAAGGGCTTTCAACATTAACTTCAGTGAAGCTCGTcatgatccaaagctagtcacaggtacgtttcttCTCTATAATCAACGTGTTTATGTACTTTTTGATTctggagctgatagaagctttgtgtctagagatttttgccataatcttaaaAATGTTGTATCGTCATTAGAAAATTTATATTCTatagaactaggaaatggtaatctaatgagtgcgGATAAGGTTTACTgtgattgtactttgactttgGCTGGAATGTCATTTAAGATAAATGTGATACCTATTAAGCTAGGAAGCttcgaccttgtggttggaatggattggttagctaAGAATAGAGCCGACATTGTCGGTCATCAGAAAGCGATTCGTATTCCTGTTGTTGAAggtgaacctttaatggtgtatggagagtgA